A window of the Streptomyces sp. NBC_00454 genome harbors these coding sequences:
- a CDS encoding amidohydrolase: MTGVDHGPGIVDAHHHVWDLSVRDQDWITGPELAPLRRNFSLADLTPQARAAGVTATVLVQTVTAAEETPEFLAMAARSDLVAGVVGWTDLTAPDVADALAGLRAGSGGEHLVGMRHQVQGEPDPRWLVRPEALRGLSAVAEAGLVYDLVVQPHQLEAAIDAAQRLPGLTFVLDHLGKPPIASGELAPWAERIGRLAALPNTVCKLSGMVTEADWDSWTVDDLRPYADTVLDAFGPGRLMFGSDWPVCRLAATYAQVVAAAGEMTDGLSPAERHEVFTGTAVRTYGLTITEPPDPPQDPPPQDTPCA; encoded by the coding sequence GTGACCGGGGTGGACCACGGGCCGGGAATCGTGGACGCCCACCACCACGTGTGGGACCTGTCCGTCCGCGACCAGGACTGGATCACCGGGCCCGAACTCGCCCCGCTGCGACGGAACTTCTCCCTCGCCGACCTGACACCGCAGGCCCGCGCGGCCGGCGTCACCGCCACCGTGCTGGTGCAGACGGTCACCGCGGCGGAAGAGACCCCCGAGTTCCTGGCCATGGCCGCACGCAGCGACCTGGTCGCCGGGGTCGTCGGCTGGACCGACCTGACCGCACCCGACGTCGCCGACGCTCTCGCCGGGCTGCGTGCCGGCTCCGGTGGGGAGCACCTGGTGGGGATGCGCCACCAGGTGCAGGGCGAGCCGGACCCCCGCTGGCTCGTGCGCCCGGAGGCACTGCGCGGCCTGAGCGCGGTCGCCGAGGCCGGACTCGTCTACGACCTCGTGGTGCAGCCGCACCAACTCGAGGCCGCCATCGACGCCGCGCAGCGTCTTCCCGGCCTCACCTTCGTCCTCGACCACCTCGGCAAGCCGCCCATCGCGTCCGGCGAACTCGCACCCTGGGCGGAGCGGATCGGGCGCCTCGCCGCGCTCCCCAACACCGTCTGCAAACTCTCGGGCATGGTCACCGAGGCCGACTGGGACTCCTGGACGGTCGATGACCTGAGGCCGTACGCCGACACCGTCCTGGACGCCTTCGGCCCCGGGCGGCTGATGTTCGGCTCCGACTGGCCCGTCTGCCGGCTCGCCGCCACCTACGCCCAAGTCGTCGCCGCCGCCGGAGAGATGACGGACGGACTCAGCCCGGCCGAGCGCCACGAGGTCTTCACCGGCACGGCCGTGCGGACCTACGGCCTGACCATCACGGAACCCCCGGACCCGCCACAGGACCCCCCGCCCCAGGACACCCCATGCGCATAG
- a CDS encoding L-rhamnose mutarotase has product MKVALHTKVRADRIEEYDAAHRQVPEELTAAIRAAGVSEWTIWRSGTDLFHVLEVQDYQAMIAALEKLPVNIAWQARMAELLDVVHDYSEQGADTTLPVVWEL; this is encoded by the coding sequence ATGAAGGTCGCCCTGCACACCAAGGTCCGCGCCGACCGCATCGAGGAGTACGACGCCGCGCACCGGCAGGTGCCCGAGGAACTGACCGCCGCCATCCGCGCCGCGGGGGTGAGCGAGTGGACCATCTGGCGCAGCGGCACCGACCTGTTCCACGTACTGGAGGTCCAGGACTACCAGGCGATGATCGCCGCACTGGAGAAGCTGCCGGTCAACATTGCCTGGCAGGCGCGGATGGCCGAGCTGCTGGACGTCGTCCACGACTACTCCGAGCAGGGCGCGGACACCACGCTGCCGGTGGTGTGGGAGCTGTGA